One stretch of Leadbetterella byssophila DSM 17132 DNA includes these proteins:
- a CDS encoding IS1182 family transposase codes for MASRKPTFKPYDQQQMMLLPPSLEELVPKNHPVRVVNEVINKINLAPLHASYKLTGASSYHPQMLLKVLVYGYVSNVYSSRKIEAACKESIYFMWISGMSYPDHNTINRFRSDRLRESLRSVFEEVVKLLAQEGLLSIEEVCVDGTKIEANANRYTFVWKKAIATNKEKMKQQLKGIWEYAQSVASKEDNLPDPPDFTTITREKVQCTVDKLNEVLGKKKDIDKKVKGKLSYATKHFPQNMGKYEEQEQILGERNSYSKTDEGATFMRLKEDHMRNGQLKPAYNVQISSSNQFVVNYTIHPNPNDTTTLAAHIAQHEASYQQAPKVITADAGYGSEENYTLLEGKKVKAYIKYNLFDRQQNTNNQDPFSTDKLFYNAQEDCFICPMGQQMNFIGESKRKTSTGFEQTSRKYQAQNCGHCPLNGTCNKMEGNRIVQVNERLERQRKQAYELLNSEEGIKRRKKRCYDVEPVFANIKSNHGFKRFMLRGKHKVEIEFGLLAIAQNIRKKAS; via the coding sequence ATGGCATCAAGAAAACCCACTTTTAAGCCTTACGACCAGCAGCAAATGATGCTATTGCCTCCAAGTTTGGAGGAACTGGTTCCCAAGAATCATCCGGTACGGGTGGTCAATGAGGTCATTAATAAAATTAATCTCGCTCCTCTGCATGCTTCGTATAAATTGACCGGTGCCTCCAGTTATCATCCTCAGATGCTGCTTAAAGTGTTGGTTTATGGGTATGTAAGCAATGTATATTCGAGCAGGAAGATAGAGGCAGCCTGTAAAGAGAGTATCTATTTTATGTGGATAAGCGGCATGAGCTATCCTGACCATAACACCATTAACCGTTTCAGAAGTGACCGCCTTCGAGAAAGTCTTCGAAGTGTGTTCGAAGAAGTAGTTAAGCTTTTAGCCCAGGAAGGACTTTTGAGTATTGAAGAGGTTTGTGTTGATGGGACCAAAATAGAGGCCAATGCCAATCGTTACACCTTTGTTTGGAAAAAGGCTATTGCGACCAATAAAGAGAAGATGAAGCAGCAATTGAAAGGCATTTGGGAATATGCTCAAAGTGTTGCCAGCAAAGAGGATAACCTTCCCGATCCCCCTGACTTCACCACCATTACTAGAGAAAAAGTACAGTGTACCGTCGATAAGCTCAATGAGGTTTTGGGCAAGAAAAAAGATATTGACAAGAAGGTAAAAGGCAAACTGAGTTATGCCACCAAACACTTTCCGCAGAACATGGGCAAATACGAAGAACAGGAGCAGATTCTTGGAGAGCGTAACAGTTACAGCAAGACGGATGAGGGAGCCACATTTATGAGGTTAAAGGAGGATCACATGAGGAATGGGCAATTGAAGCCGGCTTACAATGTTCAAATTTCCAGCTCCAACCAATTCGTTGTAAATTACACGATTCACCCCAACCCCAACGACACCACCACTCTGGCAGCGCATATAGCTCAGCATGAAGCAAGCTATCAGCAAGCTCCCAAGGTTATCACGGCAGATGCAGGCTACGGTTCTGAGGAAAATTATACCTTACTGGAAGGCAAAAAAGTAAAGGCCTACATCAAATACAATCTCTTTGACCGACAGCAGAACACCAATAACCAGGACCCATTTAGTACCGATAAGCTATTCTACAATGCCCAAGAAGACTGTTTCATCTGTCCGATGGGTCAGCAAATGAATTTCATTGGAGAGAGTAAAAGGAAGACCAGCACAGGTTTTGAACAAACCTCAAGAAAATATCAAGCCCAAAATTGCGGGCACTGTCCACTAAACGGAACTTGTAATAAGATGGAAGGGAATCGGATAGTCCAAGTCAATGAACGACTGGAGCGACAGCGGAAGCAGGCCTATGAACTTCTTAACAGTGAAGAAGGAATAAAAAGGCGAAAGAAAAGGTGTTACGATGTGGAACCCGTCTTTGCAAACATAAAAAGCAATCACGGCTTTAAACGATTTATGCTTCGGGGTAAGCATAAAGTCGAAATTGAGTTCGGCCTATTGGCCATAGCACAAAATATACGAAAAAAGGCCTCCTGA
- a CDS encoding WD40/YVTN/BNR-like repeat-containing protein, which translates to MKRILLLLILSLNSAWCQWQIQTLPGSPTIRALDASGPDHIWLSGSKGSLFISTDRGNTWENRCPEEYKHLDFRGIAVLSDTVIIAMSAGEGEDGKAVVIKSGDKGKTWRKVLQKTEPGTFFDGIKFKSPWTGFILGDPIDAYPYLLKTVDAGETWERVKNLPPIEEGEASFASSNSGIATLGDNIWFHTQNRVFHSNNSGEYWQVHNTLFLKGKSQGIFGLFALDPYTLIAVGGDYLPHKEPVLQYSLSGSSGQAWYTQKEFWKVGLTECISSFGEKKHLISVGTHGTAISQDSGYSWKPLDQASFHVVKCFGNTCLAAGGEGKVGIISL; encoded by the coding sequence ATGAAAAGAATACTACTCCTACTAATATTAAGTTTAAACAGCGCCTGGTGTCAATGGCAAATCCAAACCTTACCCGGATCACCCACTATTCGGGCTTTGGATGCTTCCGGACCTGATCATATTTGGCTATCAGGCTCAAAGGGCTCATTATTTATCAGTACAGACAGAGGAAACACATGGGAGAATCGCTGCCCTGAGGAATACAAGCATCTAGATTTTAGAGGTATTGCCGTTCTATCTGATACGGTAATCATTGCCATGAGTGCGGGAGAAGGAGAAGACGGAAAAGCTGTAGTCATTAAATCAGGGGATAAAGGCAAAACCTGGAGGAAAGTACTTCAAAAGACAGAGCCTGGTACCTTCTTTGATGGCATAAAATTCAAGAGTCCCTGGACAGGTTTTATATTGGGAGATCCTATTGATGCCTATCCTTATTTATTAAAGACTGTAGATGCAGGAGAGACATGGGAAAGAGTAAAAAATCTTCCTCCCATTGAAGAAGGAGAAGCCAGTTTTGCTTCAAGCAACTCCGGCATAGCCACACTGGGAGACAATATATGGTTTCACACCCAAAACAGGGTATTCCATTCTAACAATTCCGGAGAATATTGGCAGGTACATAATACTTTATTTCTAAAAGGGAAAAGCCAGGGAATCTTCGGACTATTTGCTCTGGATCCATATACCTTAATAGCCGTAGGAGGAGATTATCTACCACATAAAGAACCCGTCTTACAATATTCCCTATCCGGATCCAGCGGCCAGGCATGGTATACTCAAAAAGAATTCTGGAAGGTGGGTTTGACGGAATGTATCTCCAGCTTTGGAGAAAAGAAACATTTGATTTCTGTAGGAACCCACGGCACTGCGATATCTCAAGATTCAGGCTATTCCTGGAAGCCCTTAGATCAAGCCTCTTTCCATGTGGTAAAATGCTTTGGAAATACTTGCTTAGCAGCAGGTGGAGAGGGTAAAGTGGGTATAATAAGCTTATAG
- a CDS encoding VRR-NUC domain-containing protein, with product MELPPKYYHENFEYLLSFVKEKYGHLLSEEEWRFLRKYYSLPEDAQCLFIRFCNRKGIFFREGSLSYAEIGDIPAQIGVLKERGFIQYLAYPEHSYFVKDLLQTLTKNELLKCFPEVCSKQMLKEEMMHVVLEKLSIREMFKTVSSTITLLKVNFEHEVSFLKFLFFGNRSMDMTEFVIRDLGLIQYHKTSEDDLVARFQTRKEAEDKWLISEQFLVFEEIKSHYSAHQVYDWYCSFRDEHKDLSTVAIPSFQRLQLNIGRFLERHKNYELALEVYEDAEVPPSRERRARCLAKAKFFEEARVLCEEMISAPYNVDEQYFAEFFLPTLSGKKNKKHTTLFLKEAEEIHIPAMYKHQVELGSLEYFLEKGYSGSFSENFSWRALFGLWMWDIIFDPSLVAFHHPFQRRPSDLYLPDFYIKREQQVEERLLQYENAEELVLHLWEVFEREYGTANPFVVWDVEIWSMVRVLVTRIDLQALRQIMRTMAMNLVENSRGMPDLLIWDEETYELIEIKSPNDALSHQQLYWLKTFQELGIKARVLRVKFEE from the coding sequence GTGGAATTACCTCCTAAATACTACCACGAAAATTTCGAGTACTTGCTCTCCTTTGTAAAGGAGAAATATGGACACTTACTCTCTGAAGAGGAGTGGAGATTCTTAAGGAAATACTATTCATTGCCTGAAGATGCCCAATGTCTCTTCATACGTTTCTGTAACAGAAAAGGAATCTTTTTTAGAGAAGGTAGTTTATCTTATGCCGAGATTGGGGATATCCCTGCTCAGATTGGAGTATTGAAAGAGAGGGGTTTCATTCAGTATCTAGCTTATCCTGAACATAGTTATTTTGTCAAGGATCTACTCCAGACATTGACGAAGAATGAATTGCTCAAGTGTTTTCCGGAAGTCTGTTCTAAACAAATGCTTAAGGAGGAGATGATGCACGTGGTTTTAGAGAAGTTGAGCATTAGGGAGATGTTTAAAACGGTTTCCTCCACGATAACTCTGCTAAAAGTCAACTTTGAGCATGAAGTGTCGTTTCTGAAGTTCCTGTTTTTTGGGAACAGAAGTATGGATATGACGGAATTTGTCATTCGGGATTTGGGTTTGATCCAATACCATAAGACCAGTGAAGATGACCTTGTAGCCAGATTCCAAACGCGTAAGGAAGCGGAAGATAAGTGGTTAATTTCTGAGCAATTCTTGGTTTTCGAGGAAATCAAATCTCACTATTCAGCGCATCAAGTGTATGATTGGTACTGTTCTTTTCGGGACGAGCATAAGGATTTGAGTACGGTAGCCATCCCTTCTTTTCAGAGATTGCAATTGAACATAGGTAGGTTTCTGGAAAGGCATAAAAATTATGAATTAGCACTTGAAGTATATGAAGATGCAGAAGTTCCTCCATCCAGGGAGCGAAGGGCGCGCTGTTTGGCCAAAGCTAAATTTTTCGAAGAGGCTAGGGTTTTGTGTGAGGAGATGATTTCAGCCCCATATAATGTAGATGAGCAGTATTTTGCGGAATTTTTTCTTCCTACCTTATCCGGTAAGAAAAACAAGAAGCATACCACTCTCTTCTTGAAAGAAGCGGAAGAAATACATATACCGGCCATGTATAAGCATCAAGTGGAGTTAGGAAGTTTGGAGTATTTCTTAGAAAAGGGTTATTCCGGTTCTTTTTCAGAGAACTTCTCCTGGAGGGCTTTGTTTGGACTGTGGATGTGGGATATCATCTTTGATCCTAGTTTGGTGGCTTTTCACCACCCTTTCCAGCGCAGACCTTCAGATCTTTATCTACCGGACTTCTACATCAAAAGAGAGCAGCAGGTAGAGGAAAGGTTGCTGCAATATGAGAATGCGGAGGAATTAGTGCTTCATCTCTGGGAAGTATTTGAGAGGGAATACGGAACGGCCAATCCTTTTGTGGTTTGGGATGTAGAGATCTGGAGCATGGTGAGGGTGTTAGTCACTAGGATTGATCTTCAAGCTTTGCGACAAATCATGCGAACCATGGCTATGAATCTCGTGGAAAACAGTAGAGGTATGCCTGATTTATTGATTTGGGACGAAGAGACTTATGAATTGATCGAGATCAAAAGTCCTAATGATGCTTTGAGCCATCAACAGTTGTATTGGTTGAAAACTTTTCAAGAGTTAGGGATCAAAGCCAGGGTTTTGAGGGTCAAGTTTGAGGAATAA
- a CDS encoding phosphoglycerate kinase: protein MRTVDSFDFAGKKALVRVDFNVPLNERFEITDDTRIKATIPTIRKILADGGSVILMSHLGRPKDGPTEKYSLKHIVTPLSLILGVSVKFADDCVGEQAKEQAASLQPGEVLLLENLRFYKEEEKGDVQFAQKLAELGDVWVNDAFGTAHRAHASTAVIGQFFTDKICGKVMQAEIDNARHILENAEKPFTAIMGGAKISDKILIIERLLDKVDNLIIGGGMTYTFTKALGGNIGKSLLEADKLDLALSILEKAKEKGVKVYMPLDNVAADSFSNEAPRATYATGEIPDDKEGLDIGPKTIELFSSVVASSKTILWNGPMGVFEFPNFAIGTNAIAEAVVKATDDNNAFSLIGGGDSAAAINNAGYGDRVSYVSTGGGALLEYMEGKTLPGVAALEN from the coding sequence ATGAGAACAGTAGATAGCTTTGATTTCGCGGGCAAAAAAGCTTTGGTAAGAGTAGATTTCAATGTGCCTTTAAATGAGCGCTTTGAAATTACTGATGATACTCGTATTAAAGCCACTATACCAACTATTCGGAAAATTCTTGCTGACGGCGGATCCGTAATTTTAATGTCTCACTTGGGTAGACCCAAGGACGGTCCTACAGAAAAATACTCTCTGAAACACATTGTTACACCTTTATCTTTAATACTAGGGGTTTCGGTGAAATTTGCTGACGATTGTGTTGGTGAACAAGCGAAAGAACAAGCTGCTTCTCTTCAACCGGGTGAGGTCTTATTGCTCGAAAATTTAAGATTTTATAAAGAAGAAGAAAAAGGAGACGTTCAATTTGCCCAGAAACTTGCTGAACTAGGTGATGTTTGGGTAAATGACGCCTTTGGTACTGCTCACAGAGCTCATGCTTCTACTGCTGTTATAGGTCAATTCTTTACAGATAAGATCTGCGGAAAAGTAATGCAGGCAGAAATTGATAATGCTCGTCATATATTAGAGAATGCGGAAAAGCCTTTCACCGCTATCATGGGTGGAGCTAAAATTTCTGACAAGATCCTGATCATTGAGAGATTATTAGATAAAGTAGATAACCTGATCATTGGTGGTGGTATGACTTATACCTTCACTAAGGCATTAGGTGGAAATATAGGTAAATCTCTATTAGAAGCGGATAAGTTAGATCTTGCTTTGAGTATCTTAGAGAAAGCTAAAGAAAAAGGGGTTAAGGTGTATATGCCTCTTGATAATGTAGCAGCAGATAGCTTTAGCAATGAAGCTCCGAGAGCAACTTACGCTACTGGAGAGATTCCAGATGATAAAGAAGGTTTGGATATAGGACCAAAAACGATTGAGTTATTCAGTAGTGTAGTAGCAAGTTCTAAAACCATCCTTTGGAATGGCCCAATGGGCGTGTTTGAGTTTCCTAATTTTGCCATCGGTACTAATGCTATAGCAGAGGCAGTGGTAAAAGCTACGGATGATAATAATGCCTTCTCCTTAATAGGAGGTGGTGATTCTGCCGCTGCTATCAATAACGCAGGTTACGGAGATAGAGTATCCTACGTTTCCACTGGTGGTGGTGCTTTATTAGAATATATGGAAGGCAAAACGCTTCCGGGCGTGGCAGCCTTAGAAAATTAA
- a CDS encoding CPBP family intramembrane glutamic endopeptidase has translation MNYIPFVKNSKEREALSGILILFGFLCLAFVLASILQAGMLFMNMMKEGNLDMEALGEGMNLLTSSRSGWWTLIWMQGLSSMILFIGTSLAYWSWMEKKRFSDFNSNAFPGVSTLLFVFLIQISFLPLNALVTSWNEGLHLPEALKGLEAVMKEMERQAAEITEFLAKSDTIGQLLMNIIVIGIIAGIGEELLFRGLIQRKFIRVFGNYHLAIWAAAIIFSSIHFQFYGFFPRVLLGALFGYFYVWTGNIWVPILAHIFNNSLAVIMYHLVHKGIISKDFEKMDNIPLIYVALSTVIFAFLIYRFYPKNKENV, from the coding sequence ATGAATTATATCCCCTTTGTAAAGAATTCTAAAGAAAGAGAAGCTTTATCTGGAATCCTTATTTTGTTTGGCTTTTTATGTTTGGCATTTGTATTAGCCTCAATACTACAAGCTGGAATGCTCTTTATGAATATGATGAAGGAAGGGAATTTAGATATGGAAGCTTTAGGTGAGGGTATGAATCTATTAACCTCTTCTCGTTCCGGTTGGTGGACTTTGATTTGGATGCAAGGGCTTTCGTCCATGATTCTATTTATAGGAACTTCCCTGGCTTACTGGTCCTGGATGGAGAAAAAGCGTTTTTCTGACTTCAACTCAAATGCTTTTCCTGGTGTAAGTACTCTCCTGTTTGTTTTTTTGATTCAAATTTCCTTTTTGCCTCTAAACGCTTTAGTCACTTCATGGAATGAAGGTCTGCATTTACCTGAGGCTCTGAAAGGGTTGGAAGCTGTGATGAAGGAGATGGAAAGGCAGGCAGCTGAGATTACAGAGTTTCTTGCAAAGTCCGATACCATAGGCCAGTTATTGATGAATATTATAGTCATAGGTATTATAGCGGGGATCGGAGAGGAGCTTTTGTTTAGAGGTTTGATTCAAAGGAAGTTTATCCGTGTCTTTGGAAATTATCATCTGGCTATTTGGGCTGCTGCTATTATATTCTCTAGTATACATTTTCAATTCTATGGCTTCTTTCCTAGGGTACTCCTAGGAGCCCTATTTGGTTATTTTTATGTTTGGACCGGAAATATTTGGGTACCCATTTTAGCGCACATATTCAATAATTCATTAGCGGTTATTATGTATCATTTGGTACATAAAGGCATCATTTCTAAGGATTTTGAGAAGATGGATAATATTCCACTGATTTATGTAGCACTTTCTACGGTGATTTTTGCGTTTCTTATTTATAGGTTTTATCCAAAGAATAAGGAAAATGTATAG
- the rpsF gene encoding 30S ribosomal protein S6 — MFQNQYETVFILTPVLSDAQIKDAVDKFKSVLTDNGAEIINEEAWGLKKLAYPIQHKTTGYYQLVEFKADPKLIATLETEYKRDERVLRFLTTKLDKHAIEYSERRRKGGFKKAETTVAE, encoded by the coding sequence ATGTTTCAAAACCAGTACGAAACAGTGTTCATTTTAACTCCCGTTTTATCTGATGCCCAGATAAAGGACGCTGTCGACAAATTCAAATCAGTATTAACTGATAACGGTGCTGAGATCATCAACGAGGAAGCTTGGGGTCTTAAGAAATTGGCTTATCCAATTCAGCACAAAACTACGGGCTATTATCAGTTAGTTGAGTTTAAAGCGGATCCTAAGTTGATCGCTACATTGGAAACTGAGTACAAACGTGACGAACGTGTTCTTCGATTCTTAACTACCAAGTTAGATAAGCATGCTATTGAGTATTCTGAAAGAAGAAGAAAAGGCGGCTTCAAAAAAGCTGAAACAACTGTAGCAGAGTAA
- the rpsR gene encoding 30S ribosomal protein S18, translated as MSLVNEPVERKEQNRKKYCRFKKLGIKYVDYKDPNFLLKFLNEQGKILPRRLTGNSLKFQRRVAIAVKRARHLALLPYVADGLK; from the coding sequence ATGTCATTAGTAAACGAACCGGTAGAAAGAAAAGAACAAAACCGTAAAAAATACTGTAGATTCAAGAAATTAGGAATCAAATATGTGGACTACAAAGATCCTAACTTCCTTTTGAAATTCTTGAATGAACAAGGAAAGATTCTTCCTAGAAGATTGACTGGTAACAGCCTGAAGTTCCAAAGACGAGTGGCTATCGCTGTAAAACGTGCTCGTCACTTGGCCCTATTGCCTTACGTGGCTGATGGTCTTAAGTAA
- a CDS encoding BatD family protein, with product MSWRIFIFLLLSVPAFAQIPSPKIQIGPERITLQDALVITLTIYGSDYKIDDFPELAGFERGKRILTHGEAIVDGKKVQVHTLLKHYTPIEVGEFYIPSFEIEVNDIPVKSEPVKILVQEDAETEFEDLGIEVDEADFVVESSKSSVFVGEGVKIRLSFYVSSKNTVNWQFPDDIGDQVERLAKLLKPDNCLESRNIIRSIPEREKVIKGKKYLIYDLFEAVYYPLNTISLNIPPLSLKMKKEESGIATLKSKSRIVKVKELPPHPLRDKVPVGVFRLKESLEGLSHKQTGETFNYTLTVEGQGNMDVINFSKNISDKNLDFYESGVRKDQEGGKLAGSKTFQYKVLPKVAGEYDFGTYYTLITFNVQTEKYDTLSALRHIQVDGNTIVSKNNLIKDIYSGIESLSTDENAINLRSFLRFFANFILVFMVMVLIYIYKRK from the coding sequence ATGTCCTGGCGTATATTCATCTTTCTTTTGCTTTCGGTTCCGGCCTTTGCACAAATTCCTTCACCAAAAATACAGATTGGTCCGGAGAGGATTACGCTTCAGGATGCCTTAGTGATTACCCTGACCATTTATGGCTCAGATTATAAAATAGATGATTTTCCTGAGTTAGCGGGTTTCGAAAGGGGGAAAAGGATACTCACGCATGGTGAAGCCATTGTAGATGGAAAGAAAGTACAGGTTCATACCTTGCTAAAACATTATACACCCATAGAGGTGGGAGAGTTTTATATTCCTTCCTTTGAAATTGAGGTAAATGATATTCCGGTTAAATCAGAACCTGTTAAAATCCTTGTTCAAGAGGATGCTGAAACGGAATTTGAAGATTTGGGTATAGAAGTTGACGAGGCTGATTTTGTTGTAGAAAGTTCTAAAAGCTCCGTATTTGTTGGAGAAGGTGTCAAAATAAGATTGTCTTTTTATGTGTCTTCAAAAAATACAGTCAATTGGCAGTTTCCGGATGATATTGGTGACCAGGTAGAACGCTTGGCGAAGTTGCTAAAGCCTGACAACTGTCTCGAGAGTAGAAACATTATCCGTTCTATACCGGAAAGAGAAAAGGTCATTAAAGGGAAGAAATACCTGATTTACGACCTTTTTGAGGCAGTATATTATCCCTTAAATACCATCTCACTAAACATTCCTCCACTAAGTCTTAAAATGAAAAAAGAGGAGTCGGGGATTGCTACCTTAAAATCCAAAAGTAGGATAGTAAAAGTGAAAGAGCTCCCCCCTCATCCATTGAGGGATAAGGTTCCCGTAGGGGTGTTCCGATTGAAAGAATCTCTGGAAGGTTTATCCCATAAGCAAACCGGAGAGACATTTAATTATACATTAACTGTAGAAGGACAGGGTAATATGGATGTCATTAATTTCAGTAAGAATATTAGCGACAAGAACCTGGATTTTTATGAGTCGGGCGTGCGCAAAGATCAAGAAGGAGGAAAACTTGCGGGCAGTAAAACCTTTCAATACAAGGTTTTGCCTAAAGTGGCCGGTGAATACGACTTTGGCACCTATTACACCCTAATCACTTTTAATGTGCAGACTGAGAAATATGATACGCTATCAGCCTTGCGACACATTCAAGTGGATGGGAATACAATTGTTTCTAAAAACAATCTTATAAAAGATATATACAGCGGAATAGAGAGCCTGAGTACAGATGAAAATGCGATTAATCTTCGGTCTTTTCTGC
- the rplI gene encoding 50S ribosomal protein L9: protein MEIILKTDIAGLGYKNDIISVKPGYGRNYLIPQGYAVLASESNKKILAENLKQAAHKAEKIKADAEAIAAQIGDTVVTIATKVGESGKIFGRITNTQISDALAEKGVIVDRKKISVGDIKFVGDYTAIIDLHKEVKKELSVKVVAETTEA, encoded by the coding sequence ATGGAAATCATATTAAAAACAGATATAGCGGGACTAGGTTATAAAAACGATATCATCAGCGTTAAGCCTGGTTACGGTCGCAACTACCTTATCCCTCAAGGATACGCGGTGTTAGCTTCTGAGTCTAACAAGAAAATCCTTGCTGAAAACTTAAAGCAAGCAGCTCACAAAGCTGAAAAAATCAAAGCTGATGCTGAAGCAATTGCAGCTCAAATCGGTGATACTGTAGTGACTATCGCTACTAAAGTAGGTGAAAGTGGTAAAATCTTCGGACGTATCACTAACACTCAAATCTCTGATGCTTTAGCAGAAAAAGGAGTTATAGTAGATCGTAAGAAAATCTCTGTAGGTGATATCAAATTTGTAGGTGACTACACTGCTATCATCGACCTTCACAAAGAAGTGAAAAAAGAATTATCTGTGAAAGTAGTTGCTGAAACTACAGAAGCTTAA